The following are from one region of the Gottschalkia purinilytica genome:
- a CDS encoding cob(I)yrinic acid a,c-diamide adenosyltransferase: MKLKQGLIQVYTGNGKGKTTAAIGLGIRALGRGLKVYMVQFLKTSDTGELHVIKNLDGFDIFRFERPRGFFWTLSDSDKIELQKDIDKAMEFVKETIKNNSCDLLILDEVMGAIGNGLIDKNELISLLKSKHESMEIVLTGRNVPQEIAEIANYISEINPVKHSFDEGIPARKGIEF, from the coding sequence GTGAAGTTAAAACAAGGACTTATTCAAGTATATACTGGAAATGGGAAAGGAAAAACAACAGCAGCCATTGGTCTTGGTATAAGAGCTTTAGGAAGAGGTTTGAAGGTGTATATGGTGCAATTTCTTAAAACTAGTGATACTGGAGAGCTTCATGTAATAAAAAATCTTGATGGATTTGATATATTTAGATTTGAAAGACCTAGAGGATTTTTTTGGACTTTATCTGATAGTGATAAGATAGAACTTCAAAAAGATATAGATAAAGCAATGGAATTTGTAAAAGAAACAATAAAAAATAATTCCTGTGATTTATTAATATTAGATGAAGTTATGGGCGCTATAGGAAATGGACTTATAGATAAAAATGAGTTAATTTCGTTACTTAAAAGTAAGCATGAAAGTATGGAAATAGTTCTTACAGGAAGAAATGTTCCGCAAGAGATTGCAGAGATAGCTAACTATATAAGTGAAATAAATCCTGTAAAGCATTCTTTTGATGAAGGAATTCCTGCAAGAAAAGGTATAGAGTTTTAG
- a CDS encoding uracil-DNA glycosylase, which yields MYTLEEIKTFVYGCRKCQLNSTRTNVVFGEGNPKADIMFIGEGPGYNEDVQGRPFVGVAGQLLDKMLNAIGIEREDVYISNIVKCRPPNNRNPLEDESKICIEYLRWQVKIIDPKIIVCLGAVSARNIIDSNFRVTKDRGKWFKVGKFDIITTYHPAAVLRDENKKRPAWEDFKNIRKKYDEILR from the coding sequence ATGTATACTTTAGAAGAAATTAAAACATTTGTTTATGGGTGCAGAAAATGTCAATTAAATAGTACAAGAACTAATGTTGTATTTGGAGAAGGAAACCCTAAAGCAGATATAATGTTTATTGGAGAGGGTCCAGGATATAATGAAGATGTTCAAGGTAGACCTTTTGTTGGAGTAGCTGGGCAACTATTAGATAAGATGTTAAATGCTATAGGAATAGAAAGAGAAGATGTGTATATATCTAATATAGTAAAATGTAGACCTCCAAATAATAGAAACCCTTTAGAAGATGAGAGTAAAATATGTATAGAATATTTAAGATGGCAAGTTAAAATAATAGATCCCAAGATAATAGTTTGTCTTGGAGCGGTATCTGCTAGAAATATTATAGATTCTAACTTTAGGGTAACTAAGGATAGAGGGAAATGGTTCAAAGTAGGGAAATTTGATATTATTACAACATACCATCCAGCAGCAGTCTTAAGAGATGAAAATAAAAAAAGACCTGCATGGGAAGATTTTAAAAATATAAGAAAGAAATATGATGAAATATTAAGATAG